CGCGGCGCTGGGCGAAGTCACCGCGCCGTGCCCGGTGCATTCGCTGCCGCACCGCCGCGATGCCGCCGTGCTTGGCCTGGCAGCCGTGCGCGGCAACCTGCTGGTGTGCCTGTCGCTGGCACGGCTGTTTGGCTCCGGCGCCGGCACCGGCAGTGCCAGGCCCGCTACCGTCGATGCCGGCGAGGCCGCGGGCAGCCGCTTCCTGATCCTCGGGCAGGGCCGCGCCGCGCTTGCGCTGCCGGTGGCCGAAGTATCCGGCGTAGTGCGCGTGGCCAGGCCCGCGCTGCAGCCGCTGCCGGCCACGCTGGGCCGGGCGTCGGCGCACTACTCGCAGGCGCTGTTCCTGGACCAGGGCCGCAGCGTCGGCCTGCTCGACGCGACCCTGCTGCGCCAGGCCCTGGCACGGAGCCTGGCATGAACCCGGAACAATTGCGCGACGCCTCCCTGCTCGAGCTGTTCGCGCTCGAGGCTGAATCGCAGGCCGAGATCCTCAACGCCGGGCTGCTGGCGCTGGAACGCAACCCGGCCGCCGCCGAGCACCTGGAAGCGTGCATGCGCGCGGCGCATTCGCTCAAGGGC
This genomic window from Cupriavidus sp. P-10 contains:
- a CDS encoding chemotaxis protein CheW, which gives rise to MAEPQGTFSGTFSGTFSGSSGNFADTSAATIVVDDCWRRIGVRGDGSCPALAEHAHCRNCPTYAQAAAMLLDAQQLDQLADSLPDAAMLAAEADGPYTGDGTALSCLVFRIGDEWLALPTAALGEVTAPCPVHSLPHRRDAAVLGLAAVRGNLLVCLSLARLFGSGAGTGSARPATVDAGEAAGSRFLILGQGRAALALPVAEVSGVVRVARPALQPLPATLGRASAHYSQALFLDQGRSVGLLDATLLRQALARSLA